In the Nitrospirales bacterium LBB_01 genome, one interval contains:
- a CDS encoding segregation/condensation protein A, which translates to MEQELKVKLPVFEGPLDLLLSLIQKNKIDIYDIPIAFITRQYLEYLAAWTKELNVDVASEFLVMAATLIHIKSRMLLPVESQDALDEDEDPRLELVGRLLAYQSFKEAALALKEKETFGETYFFRDPQWVDEADAVNTEQTLFSVDLYVLLRAFSSLMDKKPIEARRITRESLTLKDKIAVIMERLDIEKEIIFYDLFGETDDRVDMIVSFLALLEILRLSLAYVFQEQYFGKIKIVKR; encoded by the coding sequence ATGGAACAGGAACTTAAAGTAAAACTTCCAGTGTTTGAGGGGCCTCTTGATCTCCTTCTCTCTCTGATTCAAAAAAACAAGATTGACATCTATGATATTCCGATAGCGTTTATTACCAGACAATATCTTGAGTACCTTGCGGCATGGACTAAGGAGCTGAACGTTGACGTAGCAAGTGAGTTTCTCGTGATGGCGGCAACACTGATACATATAAAGTCACGGATGCTGCTTCCGGTTGAGAGTCAGGACGCATTGGATGAGGATGAGGATCCGCGTCTTGAGCTTGTAGGTCGGCTGCTAGCATATCAGTCGTTTAAAGAGGCGGCTCTGGCGCTTAAAGAAAAGGAAACGTTTGGAGAAACCTACTTTTTCAGAGACCCACAGTGGGTTGACGAGGCGGATGCAGTTAATACGGAACAGACGTTGTTTAGTGTTGATCTCTATGTGCTGCTGCGGGCTTTTTCCTCTTTAATGGATAAAAAACCAATTGAGGCCAGGCGCATTACCAGAGAGAGTTTGACGTTAAAGGACAAAATTGCCGTCATCATGGAGAGGCTTGACATAGAAAAGGAAATAATCTTTTATGACCTGTTTGGAGAGACCGACGACAGAGTGGATATGATAGTGTCGTTTTTAGCGCTGCTTGAGATACTCAGACTCAGCCTTGCTTATGTTTTTCAGGAGCAGTATTTTGGCAAGATTAAAATTGTTAAACGATGA
- a CDS encoding tetratricopeptide repeat protein, with product MDRLKIAAVILTVMSALLFSCATTQSDSPNKNKLLVSHYKMGMSKINEQDFQAAQVEFKKALEIDPNDKETLNALGLTCLHFQDNKCAIDTFKKAIHSDSNYSEAHNNLGITYARLGQWEDSIQCFKKALENQFYEKPDRAYNNLGYSFYRVGKLREALNAFNESLKRNVKSSSSYMGMALVLNAMGRYGEASERLMQALGTDSYFRGDVAKAREEFEKRKRTGNDYERRDNSDLLDILNY from the coding sequence TTGGATAGACTTAAAATTGCAGCAGTCATACTGACAGTAATGTCAGCCTTGTTATTTTCCTGCGCAACTACTCAAAGCGATTCGCCAAATAAGAACAAACTCCTCGTTTCACACTACAAGATGGGAATGTCTAAGATAAACGAACAGGATTTTCAGGCGGCTCAGGTTGAGTTTAAAAAGGCGCTTGAGATAGACCCTAACGATAAGGAGACACTCAATGCACTTGGTCTCACCTGTCTTCATTTTCAGGATAATAAATGCGCTATAGATACTTTCAAGAAAGCTATACACTCGGACTCAAATTACTCTGAGGCTCATAACAACCTTGGTATAACATACGCAAGATTGGGACAGTGGGAGGATTCCATTCAATGCTTCAAAAAAGCTCTTGAAAACCAGTTTTATGAAAAACCGGATCGCGCATACAACAACCTCGGCTATTCATTCTACCGCGTTGGTAAGCTGCGTGAAGCCCTGAACGCATTTAATGAATCCTTAAAGAGAAATGTTAAAAGTAGCAGCTCCTACATGGGTATGGCCCTTGTCTTAAACGCCATGGGACGCTACGGTGAGGCCTCCGAAAGGCTTATGCAAGCACTGGGAACGGATTCTTACTTCAGAGGCGATGTTGCTAAGGCCAGAGAGGAATTTGAAAAAAGAAAGCGCACAGGCAATGATTACGAAAGACGAGATAACTCAGACCTGCTTGACATACTAAACTACTGA
- the miaB gene encoding tRNA (N6-isopentenyl adenosine(37)-C2)-methylthiotransferase MiaB: protein MTRDKLTAYIHTWGCQMNVRDSEHIKGILKGEGYDISDTPDGASLVVLNTCSIREKAEQKFLSELGRLSLQKKKHPELKIAVSGCIAQQQGRALLKSHPSVDFSFGPQNIFNLKEFLYDEKRTAFTKENTGETEEIHHTQLSAHRDNDLRAWVNIMYGCNNYCSYCVVPYTRGRERSRSYENIIAEVRDLADKGYKEISLLGQNVNSYSGGCTFPELLTMICGIGGILRIRFITSHPKDLTAELAITMGKSAKICNHIHLPVQSGSTNVLNRMNRKYTFEEYFDKILILRKHVPDIAITTDIIAGFPAETDSDHYETVRALKEIEFDGIFAFKYSQRPHTKAADMEHQLSESIKSQRLAEILTVSDMITERKNKVLEGKCFEVLTEGINADNRWFGRTTTNKIVNFSPDEHTERGRVVMVKVIEGFKHSLEGQLVV from the coding sequence GTGACAAGAGATAAATTGACCGCTTACATTCACACATGGGGCTGTCAGATGAATGTTCGTGATTCGGAACACATAAAGGGGATTTTGAAAGGGGAGGGCTACGATATTTCAGATACCCCCGACGGTGCCTCCTTGGTGGTTCTTAACACATGCAGCATCAGAGAAAAGGCGGAACAGAAATTCCTAAGCGAGCTTGGCAGATTAAGCCTTCAGAAAAAGAAGCACCCGGAGTTAAAAATAGCCGTCTCAGGCTGTATTGCACAACAGCAGGGTAGGGCGCTTTTGAAATCACATCCATCGGTGGATTTCTCCTTTGGCCCTCAAAACATATTCAACCTTAAAGAGTTTCTTTATGATGAAAAACGAACTGCCTTTACTAAGGAAAACACAGGGGAAACTGAGGAGATACATCACACCCAATTGTCAGCCCACAGAGATAACGATTTGCGCGCATGGGTTAATATTATGTATGGATGCAACAACTACTGCAGCTACTGTGTCGTGCCATACACAAGGGGTAGAGAGCGCTCAAGGTCTTATGAAAACATAATCGCAGAGGTCAGAGATCTTGCCGATAAGGGTTATAAGGAAATCTCGCTGCTTGGACAAAATGTGAATTCATATAGCGGCGGCTGTACCTTTCCAGAGCTTTTAACTATGATATGCGGTATTGGAGGGATTTTGAGAATTCGCTTTATCACCTCTCATCCTAAAGACCTGACTGCTGAACTTGCAATTACTATGGGGAAATCCGCAAAAATCTGTAATCACATTCACCTTCCTGTTCAATCCGGCTCCACTAATGTGCTTAATCGTATGAATAGAAAGTACACGTTTGAGGAGTATTTTGATAAAATATTAATCTTGCGCAAGCATGTACCTGATATTGCAATTACTACGGATATAATCGCTGGGTTTCCAGCAGAGACCGACTCAGACCATTATGAGACTGTAAGAGCGCTGAAAGAGATAGAGTTTGACGGCATATTTGCGTTTAAATACTCCCAAAGACCGCATACAAAAGCAGCCGATATGGAACACCAACTCAGTGAGTCAATAAAATCTCAAAGACTTGCTGAAATTCTTACCGTGTCAGATATGATTACTGAAAGAAAAAACAAAGTTCTTGAGGGCAAGTGCTTTGAGGTTTTAACAGAGGGTATCAATGCGGATAACAGGTGGTTTGGACGAACTACTACAAATAAAATTGTGAATTTTTCTCCAGATGAACACACTGAAAGAGGGAGAGTCGTTATGGTAAAGGTTATTGAGGGCTTTAAACACTCCCTTGAAGGTCAGCTCGTTGTTTAA